Proteins from one Brevibacillus humidisoli genomic window:
- the serS gene encoding serine--tRNA ligase yields the protein MLDVKVLRHDLDEVRRRLAHRNEDISALDQFAEVDANRRQVIQEAEVLKNKRNTVSDQVAALKRNKQDADHLIAEMKEVNERIKALDEQLRELDEQLHEILLSLPNLPHESTPVGESEEDNVVARTWGEAQKFDFEPKPHWELAQQLGIVDFEAAAKVTGSRFVFYRGLGARLERALMNFMLDLHVDQDGYEELLPPYIVNRASMTGTGQLPKFEEDAFKLEGPDYFLIPTAEVPVTNLFRDEILDGAMLPRNFAAYSACFRSEAGSAGRDTRGLIRQHQFNKVELVKFVKPEDSYEELEKLVAQAEKVLQLLGLPYRVMSMCTGDLGFTAAKKYDLEVWLPSYDTYREISSCSNFEDFQARRANIRFRRDTKSKPEFVHTLNGSALAIGRTVAAILENYQQADGGVLIPEALRPYMGGIERISAR from the coding sequence ATGTTGGACGTAAAGGTATTGCGACATGATTTGGATGAGGTGAGACGACGTCTTGCCCACAGAAACGAAGACATTTCCGCTCTGGACCAGTTTGCCGAAGTGGATGCAAATCGCCGTCAGGTGATTCAGGAAGCAGAAGTGTTGAAAAACAAGCGCAATACGGTCTCCGATCAGGTGGCTGCACTAAAGCGGAACAAGCAGGATGCAGATCATCTGATTGCCGAGATGAAAGAAGTAAACGAGCGGATCAAGGCACTGGATGAACAACTGCGTGAGCTGGATGAGCAGCTGCATGAGATCCTGCTTAGTCTGCCTAACCTGCCACATGAAAGTACACCGGTCGGCGAATCGGAAGAGGATAACGTCGTGGCCCGTACATGGGGTGAAGCGCAGAAGTTCGATTTCGAGCCGAAGCCGCACTGGGAGCTGGCACAGCAGTTAGGTATAGTCGATTTTGAGGCAGCAGCCAAGGTGACGGGAAGCCGCTTTGTCTTTTACCGCGGATTGGGTGCGCGGCTGGAGCGTGCCTTGATGAACTTTATGCTTGATCTGCACGTTGACCAGGATGGGTATGAAGAACTGCTGCCCCCCTACATTGTCAATCGAGCCAGTATGACGGGTACAGGCCAACTGCCCAAGTTTGAAGAAGACGCGTTCAAGCTGGAGGGACCCGATTACTTTTTGATCCCGACTGCGGAGGTGCCGGTGACCAATCTATTCCGCGATGAGATTCTGGATGGCGCGATGCTGCCGCGAAACTTTGCCGCATACAGCGCGTGTTTCCGTTCGGAGGCCGGTTCGGCAGGTCGCGACACACGCGGATTGATTCGACAGCATCAGTTCAACAAGGTGGAATTGGTCAAGTTCGTCAAACCGGAAGATTCGTACGAAGAATTAGAGAAGCTGGTTGCTCAGGCGGAGAAGGTTTTGCAGCTGTTGGGCTTGCCCTATCGGGTCATGAGCATGTGTACGGGAGATCTCGGTTTTACAGCGGCCAAAAAGTACGATTTGGAAGTATGGCTGCCAAGCTATGATACCTATCGGGAAATCTCGTCCTGCTCCAACTTTGAGGATTTCCAGGCGCGCCGGGCCAATATCCGCTTCCGCCGTGATACCAAGTCCAAGCCAGAGTTTGTTCACACGCTAAATGGCTCTGCTTTGGCCATTGGCCGGACCGTTGCTGCGATTTTGGAGAACTACCAGCAAGCTGACGGGGGTGTCTTGATTCCCGAAGCGTTGCGGCCTTACATGGGAGGAATCGAGCGGATCTCGGCTAGATAG
- a CDS encoding bis-aminopropyl spermidine synthase family protein → MKQYLEEISSRVSLQEGPGALEQLIIACYIRPGISTKELARTLRLPVPVTAAVKKELIKAGLLEQKRGVHCTVTCKAYLDTEWGFMGMNHRLYRELMADQTGTSPIIKEMQSRLTPYFSARPSVDVRIDQSKCTVDTSLRRALLCLQHDALIGKNVLCLGDDDLVCVSLGFLLKQLFPRVQRQKTTITVVDVDKRILRHIEEIAEVEQLPIRCIRADLRRPLPSGMQGQFDAFFTDPPYTLQGMMLFLSRGISALKHQTGLPIFFSFAHKSPGFSLTMQRSLVQMGLMVSEIIPQFNQYEGAEMIGNRGQMIILKTTEETSPHVIADYDDALYTGELKRTMRTYQCKQCGISIFVGAQGMYATIEELKRQGCPACPNNTFLLLGTEMLPKDGQR, encoded by the coding sequence ATGAAACAATATTTAGAAGAAATCAGTTCCCGTGTTTCGCTGCAGGAAGGGCCGGGAGCTCTCGAACAGCTTATTATTGCCTGCTATATTCGACCCGGTATCTCTACAAAAGAACTGGCCCGGACATTACGGCTGCCGGTTCCGGTAACAGCTGCCGTGAAAAAAGAGCTTATCAAAGCAGGCCTGCTGGAACAAAAGCGTGGTGTCCACTGTACGGTCACATGCAAAGCATACCTGGATACTGAATGGGGCTTTATGGGGATGAATCATCGTTTGTATCGTGAGCTGATGGCCGATCAAACTGGAACCTCTCCCATAATAAAAGAGATGCAATCTCGTTTGACTCCCTATTTTTCCGCTCGGCCTTCCGTTGACGTACGGATCGATCAGTCAAAATGCACGGTGGATACCAGTTTGCGCCGCGCTCTTCTCTGCTTGCAGCATGACGCGCTAATCGGCAAAAACGTGTTGTGTCTCGGAGATGATGATCTCGTCTGCGTCTCGCTTGGCTTTCTGCTGAAACAACTGTTTCCCCGTGTCCAACGTCAGAAAACGACGATTACAGTTGTCGATGTGGATAAGCGGATTCTGCGGCACATCGAAGAGATCGCAGAAGTAGAACAATTGCCGATCAGATGCATCCGCGCAGATTTGCGGCGTCCTCTCCCCAGTGGAATGCAGGGACAGTTTGACGCCTTTTTTACCGATCCTCCTTATACGCTGCAAGGGATGATGCTGTTTTTGTCACGCGGGATCAGCGCTCTCAAGCACCAAACAGGTCTGCCCATCTTTTTCTCTTTTGCTCACAAGTCTCCTGGCTTCAGTCTGACCATGCAGCGTTCGTTGGTGCAGATGGGGTTGATGGTCAGTGAGATTATCCCGCAGTTTAACCAGTACGAAGGAGCAGAGATGATCGGCAATAGAGGGCAGATGATCATCTTGAAAACGACAGAAGAGACGTCTCCTCATGTAATAGCTGACTACGATGATGCTCTGTATACCGGGGAACTGAAAAGAACCATGCGCACCTACCAATGCAAACAATGCGGTATCTCGATATTCGTAGGAGCACAGGGCATGTACGCGACGATTGAGGAACTGAAGCGACAGGGGTGCCCTGCTTGTCCAAACAACACGTTTCTGTTGCTGGGAACGGAAATGTTGCCCAAGGATGGTCAGAGATGA
- a CDS encoding multicopper oxidase family protein, translating to MFEALFGIDTILTMVLFILWASAAFATGRLARSKSRKQLLIRIVVCLVLLYAAELAVFSKVYMIWQLWSSFGWWFAVTGVVGLFPFLLPSAAIVAVRIIPWLHRLPHKIKSEGDQPLQAKERGKLSAPSLIVPVQAATLASLFGISTVFYQITPPVWGAFLTFLGLFAAGTLCLLMRQARRSDAFFEGTMVVSGVKTRVLRGVAVLFVISIGLSSAVYWSMQDSRLPDRMWMMGEANDEGGGTPISHSGHQHDGTPHSSTVQSLISVTELTGPRGGVPDRRFTLTARKETLYLDSGAGVEAWTFNGKIPGPELRIRQGELVEITLVNEDIEDGVTVHWHGLNIPNGEDGVAGVTQNAVKPGESYTYRFVADQVGTYWYHSHQQSSKQVRKGLFGPLVIEPNKPKPSVEWLDIPIVFHQWDTTENKMVPSLGTADRLQGKAVSPGTPVRLRLINADNWSKWFALTGTRFQVAAIDGNDIVQPTDLRNAKMLVAGGGRHDITFIMPETPVQLTALGDTVGEIGMVFSQDGSIQKADVGELSVFDPAAYGALASTPFNIDSQFDREFFMVFDNRPGFYDGQFDMLWTINGKVFPDTPMLMVQEGDLAKTTFVNRSFMDHPMHLHGHHMLVLRRNGRAVTGSPWWTDTLNVAPGETYEVAFRADNPGIWMDHCHNLDHAKLGMTLHLAYEGIYSPFEVGRATPNQPE from the coding sequence ATGTTTGAGGCGTTATTTGGGATTGATACGATACTTACTATGGTTTTGTTCATCTTATGGGCAAGTGCGGCCTTTGCAACTGGGCGATTAGCTCGCAGCAAATCGCGAAAACAGCTTCTCATCCGGATTGTTGTCTGTTTGGTTCTGCTGTACGCAGCAGAATTGGCGGTATTCAGCAAGGTCTATATGATTTGGCAGTTATGGTCTTCCTTCGGATGGTGGTTTGCCGTTACAGGGGTGGTTGGTTTGTTTCCTTTTCTTCTCCCATCTGCAGCTATTGTCGCTGTCAGGATCATTCCCTGGCTGCACAGACTGCCGCACAAAATCAAGTCTGAGGGGGATCAACCGCTGCAGGCAAAAGAACGCGGCAAGCTGTCCGCTCCTTCGTTGATTGTACCCGTGCAGGCTGCGACACTGGCCAGTCTGTTCGGTATCTCTACTGTTTTCTACCAAATCACTCCTCCTGTTTGGGGTGCGTTTCTTACGTTCCTTGGTCTGTTCGCGGCAGGTACGCTCTGCCTGCTGATGCGGCAAGCGCGACGAAGCGACGCCTTTTTCGAAGGGACGATGGTAGTCTCAGGGGTAAAAACCCGGGTTTTGCGCGGCGTCGCCGTCCTGTTTGTTATCAGTATTGGCTTATCGTCTGCGGTGTACTGGTCTATGCAGGACAGTCGGCTTCCCGATCGCATGTGGATGATGGGAGAGGCGAACGACGAAGGGGGAGGAACACCGATCTCCCATAGCGGTCACCAGCATGATGGAACTCCACACTCCTCAACGGTCCAATCGCTGATCAGTGTGACGGAATTGACCGGCCCCCGCGGCGGGGTTCCGGATCGACGCTTCACGCTTACGGCACGTAAGGAAACATTGTACCTTGATTCGGGCGCGGGGGTGGAGGCGTGGACATTTAATGGAAAAATACCTGGACCCGAGCTGCGCATCAGACAGGGTGAGTTGGTAGAGATAACGTTGGTTAATGAGGACATTGAGGACGGGGTTACGGTTCACTGGCATGGCCTCAATATTCCCAATGGCGAAGATGGTGTCGCAGGAGTGACCCAAAATGCTGTCAAACCGGGTGAATCGTACACCTACCGGTTCGTAGCCGATCAAGTGGGGACGTATTGGTACCACTCGCACCAGCAATCGTCGAAACAGGTCAGAAAGGGGTTGTTTGGCCCTTTGGTCATTGAGCCAAACAAGCCAAAGCCATCGGTTGAATGGCTCGATATACCTATTGTTTTCCACCAATGGGACACGACAGAAAATAAGATGGTACCCAGCCTGGGGACGGCCGATAGACTGCAGGGCAAAGCAGTTTCTCCGGGTACACCTGTCCGACTGCGCCTGATTAATGCCGACAACTGGTCCAAATGGTTTGCTCTCACAGGTACGAGGTTTCAAGTAGCGGCGATCGACGGAAATGACATTGTGCAGCCAACTGATTTGCGCAACGCCAAAATGCTTGTTGCTGGCGGAGGGCGGCATGATATCACCTTTATCATGCCGGAGACACCTGTCCAGTTGACTGCTTTGGGTGATACGGTGGGCGAGATCGGCATGGTGTTTAGCCAGGATGGGAGCATCCAGAAGGCGGATGTAGGGGAGCTTTCCGTATTTGACCCAGCTGCTTACGGCGCCCTAGCTTCAACTCCATTTAACATCGACAGCCAGTTTGACCGGGAGTTTTTTATGGTGTTTGATAATCGACCGGGTTTTTACGATGGCCAGTTCGACATGCTGTGGACGATTAACGGGAAAGTATTTCCTGATACACCAATGTTGATGGTACAAGAAGGGGATCTAGCCAAAACCACCTTTGTAAATCGCAGTTTTATGGATCACCCCATGCACCTGCACGGACATCACATGCTGGTCTTACGTCGCAACGGTCGGGCAGTAACGGGTAGCCCTTGGTGGACCGACACCCTAAATGTTGCGCCAGGTGAAACATATGAGGTTGCGTTTCGGGCTGACAATCCGGGAATCTGGATGGATCACTGTCACAATCTTGATCATGCGAAGCTGGGGATGACGCTGCATCTAGCATATGAGGGTATCTATTCTCCATTTGAAGTGGGGAGAGCAACGCCAAATCAGCCAGAGTAG
- a CDS encoding MarR family winged helix-turn-helix transcriptional regulator, whose product MSSKEKLLSSLLVHSRKLSTGTVLFHQVIADCLGLNPTDHKCLDIILRTGALTAGELAEQSNLTTGGITGVIDRLEKAGYVVRTKDPADRRRVIVQPVEDKIREVSMLFSSLTEASTSLFSQYKVEELRLILDFLQKSQLVLEQETRKLKETHLL is encoded by the coding sequence ATGTCAAGCAAGGAAAAACTGTTGTCCTCCCTGCTCGTGCATTCCCGTAAGCTTAGCACGGGAACTGTGTTGTTTCATCAAGTGATCGCCGACTGCCTCGGCCTCAATCCGACTGACCACAAGTGTCTCGACATTATCCTTCGGACTGGTGCACTCACGGCAGGTGAACTGGCTGAACAAAGCAATCTCACGACCGGCGGGATTACGGGAGTGATTGACCGGTTGGAGAAGGCAGGGTACGTGGTTCGTACGAAAGATCCCGCTGACCGCAGGCGCGTCATCGTTCAACCTGTTGAGGACAAGATACGAGAAGTTTCCATGTTGTTCTCCTCCCTTACGGAAGCGTCCACCTCCCTATTTTCACAATACAAAGTGGAGGAACTCCGTCTGATCCTCGATTTTCTGCAGAAAAGCCAGCTCGTGCTTGAGCAGGAAACCCGCAAGTTAAAAGAAACTCACTTGTTGTGA
- the aceA gene encoding isocitrate lyase, whose translation MGQREEILKVEESWKSERWKGIERPYSAEDVVKLRGSVQIEHTLARLGAERLWHLLQTEHHIKALGALTGNQAVQQVKAGLKAIYLSGWQVAADANLSGQMYPDQSLYPANSVPHVVKRINQALQRADQIQQSEGTGDTYWFAPIVADAEAGFGGPLNVFELMKAMIEAGAAGVHFEDQLASEKKCGHMGGKVLIPTQAAVRNLIAARLAADTMGVPTVLVARTDANGAYLITSDIDERDRQFLTGERTSEGFFRMRGGLDAAIARGLAYAPYADLIWCETSEPNLEEARRFAEAIHREFPGKLLAYNCSPSFNWKKKLDQQTIARFQEEIGSMGYKFQFVTLAGFHALNYSMFELARKYKDYGMAAYSELQQAEFASEVHGYTATRHQREVGTGYFDEVSQVIAGGSSSTTALTGSTEEEQFSAS comes from the coding sequence ATGGGACAAAGAGAAGAGATCTTAAAAGTAGAAGAGAGTTGGAAGTCTGAGCGATGGAAGGGAATTGAACGGCCGTACTCTGCCGAAGATGTCGTCAAATTGCGCGGTTCCGTGCAGATTGAACATACATTGGCCCGGTTGGGAGCAGAGCGTCTCTGGCATCTGCTGCAGACGGAACACCATATCAAGGCATTGGGAGCACTGACGGGAAATCAGGCGGTTCAGCAGGTAAAAGCGGGTCTCAAAGCGATTTACCTGAGTGGCTGGCAAGTTGCTGCGGACGCTAATCTGTCCGGACAGATGTATCCTGACCAAAGCCTTTATCCGGCCAACAGCGTACCGCATGTTGTAAAACGGATTAACCAGGCCCTGCAGCGAGCAGATCAGATCCAACAATCGGAAGGCACTGGAGACACCTACTGGTTTGCCCCAATCGTAGCTGATGCAGAGGCAGGTTTTGGCGGGCCGTTGAACGTGTTTGAACTCATGAAAGCGATGATTGAAGCGGGTGCTGCCGGGGTTCATTTCGAGGATCAACTGGCATCGGAGAAAAAGTGCGGACATATGGGGGGCAAGGTCCTGATCCCCACGCAGGCTGCAGTGAGAAACTTGATCGCTGCCAGACTCGCCGCCGATACGATGGGGGTACCGACGGTTCTCGTAGCGAGAACAGATGCCAACGGAGCATACCTGATAACGAGTGATATCGATGAGCGAGACCGCCAATTCCTGACGGGAGAGCGTACTTCGGAAGGCTTTTTCCGGATGCGGGGTGGACTGGATGCGGCGATCGCCCGTGGACTCGCCTACGCTCCCTATGCTGATCTGATCTGGTGCGAGACATCTGAGCCAAACCTGGAAGAAGCAAGACGCTTTGCAGAGGCGATTCATAGAGAATTTCCTGGGAAACTTTTGGCCTATAACTGCTCTCCCTCCTTCAACTGGAAGAAAAAGCTGGATCAACAGACGATTGCCAGATTCCAAGAGGAAATCGGGTCGATGGGCTACAAGTTCCAGTTTGTGACTCTGGCCGGGTTCCATGCATTGAACTACAGCATGTTTGAACTGGCGCGCAAATATAAGGATTACGGGATGGCAGCCTATTCTGAACTGCAGCAGGCGGAGTTCGCCAGTGAAGTGCACGGCTATACAGCTACGCGGCATCAGCGTGAAGTGGGAACGGGGTACTTTGATGAAGTATCACAAGTGATCGCTGGCGGCAGTTCGTCGACAACGGCGCTGACGGGATCGACGGAGGAAGAGCAGTTCTCGGCATCGTGA